Proteins from a single region of Candidatus Caldatribacterium sp.:
- a CDS encoding DegT/DnrJ/EryC1/StrS aminotransferase family protein, whose product MRIPLSRPLIGEEEKRAVLEVLDSGHLAQGREVECFEREFAAYVGTKEAVATSSGTAALFVALKALGVQPGDRVVTTPFTFVATASAILHCGGVPIFCDVDWKTGNIDPESLKEVLEREPKVKGVIIVHLYGTPCDLGEILALVRSRNLFLVEDCAQAHGAEYEGRKVGSFGDVGVFSFYPTKNMTTGEGGMVVTNNPEIAERCRILINHGSRKRYYHEVLGYNFRMTDIAAAIGRVQLRKLEEHNARRRRNASFYSRMLQDLEGIEVPFVPQRTSPVFHQYTLKVFRGRDALLAFLRERGVGCEVYYPLPLHKQAFLGSYGYSSFPVAERLSREVLSIPVHPGLSQGDLEEVVGLIREFLEGR is encoded by the coding sequence TGAGAGGGAATTCGCGGCCTACGTAGGAACCAAAGAGGCGGTGGCCACAAGTAGCGGTACGGCAGCTCTCTTTGTCGCCCTGAAGGCCCTTGGTGTGCAACCTGGGGACAGGGTGGTGACAACACCCTTTACTTTCGTGGCTACCGCAAGCGCCATCCTCCACTGTGGAGGTGTTCCCATTTTCTGCGATGTGGACTGGAAGACCGGCAACATCGACCCTGAAAGTCTCAAGGAAGTCCTTGAGAGGGAACCAAAAGTAAAAGGAGTAATCATTGTCCATCTCTACGGGACACCTTGCGATCTTGGAGAAATCCTTGCGTTGGTGCGGTCAAGGAATCTCTTCCTGGTAGAGGACTGTGCCCAGGCGCACGGAGCCGAGTACGAAGGAAGGAAGGTCGGGAGCTTTGGTGATGTAGGGGTTTTCAGCTTCTATCCCACGAAGAACATGACAACCGGAGAGGGAGGCATGGTGGTCACAAACAACCCTGAAATTGCTGAGCGGTGTCGGATACTCATCAACCACGGGAGTCGCAAGCGCTACTACCACGAAGTTCTCGGATACAATTTTCGGATGACCGATATTGCCGCGGCCATCGGAAGGGTACAGCTTCGGAAGCTTGAGGAACACAACGCAAGAAGGAGGCGAAACGCCTCCTTTTACTCAAGGATGCTCCAAGATCTTGAGGGTATAGAGGTTCCTTTTGTACCCCAAAGGACTTCGCCGGTTTTCCACCAGTACACCCTGAAGGTCTTCCGGGGAAGGGATGCCCTCCTTGCTTTTCTTCGAGAACGGGGAGTGGGCTGCGAGGTGTACTATCCTCTTCCTCTCCACAAGCAGGCGTTTCTTGGGTCCTATGGGTACAGTTCTTTTCCGGTTGCTGAGAGGCTATCCCGTGAGGTATTATCAATACCGGTGCATCCTGGGCTCTCTCAGGGGGATCTTGAGGAAGTCGTGGGGCTTATTCGAGAGTTCCTTGAAGGAAGATGA